One genomic segment of Natrialbaceae archaeon AArc-T1-2 includes these proteins:
- a CDS encoding metal ABC transporter permease, producing the protein MAVGTNTSRRQLSALALAIPLVLLALAGFIIWVFPPLFERFWGAACSATDTWLVCSGFLQRGFTAGVLIGITAPIVGTYLVNRQMALIGEALAHTAFGGVAIGLFIGAAVPRFDYPLLFALVAAAISALGMQYIAVKTDGYADIPIAIMLTGGFAVGIAVISYGVVFSATVESYLFGDILFVPFENVQLMVALTMLVLGTVALTHKQLLLITFDREAARLARINVWFYDTLLIVLTALVVVAAMQILGAILVAGMLVIPVAAAMQLTTGFNRGLIMSVLLGQVAVFGGIFLSYYWSVATGAMIIIVAIVLYIWSVVGEPIW; encoded by the coding sequence ATGGCCGTTGGAACGAACACCTCGAGACGACAGCTCTCCGCGCTTGCCCTTGCCATCCCGCTCGTCTTGCTTGCACTCGCCGGCTTCATCATCTGGGTGTTTCCACCGCTGTTCGAGCGATTCTGGGGGGCAGCGTGTTCGGCGACCGACACGTGGCTGGTCTGTAGTGGCTTCCTCCAGCGAGGGTTCACTGCCGGCGTCCTCATCGGGATCACCGCGCCGATCGTCGGCACCTACCTCGTCAACCGGCAGATGGCGCTGATCGGCGAGGCGCTCGCGCACACGGCCTTCGGCGGGGTCGCGATCGGCCTGTTCATCGGTGCGGCCGTGCCGCGGTTCGACTATCCGCTCCTGTTCGCACTCGTCGCCGCGGCGATCTCCGCACTCGGCATGCAGTACATCGCCGTCAAGACCGACGGCTACGCCGACATCCCGATCGCGATCATGCTCACGGGCGGATTCGCCGTCGGAATCGCCGTCATCTCCTACGGCGTCGTCTTCAGTGCGACCGTCGAGAGCTACCTGTTCGGGGACATCCTCTTTGTCCCCTTCGAGAACGTCCAGCTCATGGTCGCGCTCACGATGCTCGTCCTCGGGACCGTCGCGCTTACGCACAAACAGCTCCTGCTCATCACCTTCGACCGCGAGGCTGCACGGCTCGCACGCATCAACGTCTGGTTCTACGACACGCTGTTGATCGTGCTGACCGCGCTCGTCGTCGTCGCGGCGATGCAGATTCTCGGGGCGATCCTTGTCGCCGGGATGCTCGTGATCCCCGTCGCCGCGGCGATGCAGCTGACGACCGGCTTCAACCGCGGGTTAATCATGTCGGTACTGCTCGGTCAGGTCGCCGTCTTCGGTGGTATCTTCCTCTCGTACTACTGGAGCGTCGCGACCGGTGCGATGATCATCATCGTCGCGATCGTCCTCTACATCTGGTCCGTAGTTGGTGAGCCGATCTGGTAG
- a CDS encoding thiol-disulfide oxidoreductase DCC family protein, producing the protein MTEDATEHPVILFDGVCNLCAGSVQFVIRRDPEGVFRFAPLQSSVGEQLLAEHGLEDHDLDSVVLLEDGEVYVKSDAAIRVGARLGGVYRLLSPFRYLPRRLRDAVYDVIADRRYDWFGQKDQCMMPSPEIESRFLAGGPASGSQPSDE; encoded by the coding sequence ATGACCGAAGACGCGACCGAGCATCCGGTGATCCTCTTCGACGGCGTCTGCAACCTCTGTGCCGGGTCGGTCCAATTCGTCATTCGCCGTGACCCCGAGGGCGTCTTTCGGTTCGCACCGCTGCAGTCGTCGGTCGGAGAGCAACTCCTCGCCGAGCACGGCCTCGAGGACCACGACCTCGATTCGGTCGTCCTGCTCGAAGACGGCGAGGTCTACGTAAAGTCCGACGCCGCCATCCGCGTCGGTGCCCGTCTCGGCGGCGTCTACAGACTGCTCTCGCCGTTTCGATACCTCCCGCGTCGGCTCCGGGACGCCGTCTACGACGTCATCGCCGATCGACGGTACGACTGGTTCGGGCAGAAAGACCAGTGTATGATGCCGTCGCCGGAGATCGAATCGCGGTTTCTCGCCGGCGGACCGGCGTCGGGCTCTCAGCCGAGTGACGAGTAA
- a CDS encoding ion channel: MLDPLRSRRPGPRVAVRLVVAVALVSITTGVGSIVTEPMLAWDGALEPVRLFAEFSATIVGFALLVAAWGMRRGYRIASIAATVLVVLAAVHGLAHSRVLSIPLVVLSLVALVVLVLTVRRFHRPAPFDATQLGATLAIVGVLAYGTAGAYELRDGFDGVSTGFDALYFAFVTASTVGYGDVHATTASARLFAVSLVVLGPTAVAVVVSSLVGPALETRLGRTERESADRSDGDDAERIVVLGCDAATFPMLATLIGHASVLVVTDDEDTAAWLESRGVETRRGDPTDATALEELERADAAVVAMDDPGRVGATVLAVRTADADVFLLALAPDGNVAALEGAGVDVAVDPWRVVADAVADATLERR; the protein is encoded by the coding sequence ATGCTCGACCCCCTCCGTTCGCGTCGTCCCGGTCCTCGAGTCGCCGTCCGACTCGTCGTCGCCGTTGCGCTCGTCTCGATCACGACCGGCGTCGGCTCGATCGTCACGGAGCCGATGCTCGCGTGGGACGGAGCCCTCGAGCCCGTCCGGTTGTTCGCCGAGTTCAGCGCGACGATCGTCGGGTTCGCCCTGCTCGTGGCCGCCTGGGGAATGCGCCGGGGGTATCGGATCGCCTCCATCGCTGCGACGGTGCTGGTCGTGCTCGCAGCCGTCCACGGCCTCGCTCACTCGCGAGTGCTCTCGATCCCCCTCGTGGTGCTCTCGCTCGTCGCGCTCGTCGTCCTCGTGCTCACGGTCCGGCGGTTCCACAGGCCGGCCCCGTTCGATGCGACCCAACTCGGCGCGACACTCGCCATCGTCGGCGTGCTCGCGTACGGCACCGCAGGGGCGTACGAGCTTCGCGACGGGTTCGACGGCGTCTCAACCGGATTCGATGCCCTCTACTTCGCCTTCGTGACCGCGAGCACGGTCGGCTACGGCGACGTCCACGCCACGACGGCGAGTGCACGGCTGTTCGCCGTCTCGCTCGTCGTCCTCGGTCCGACGGCCGTCGCCGTCGTCGTCAGTAGTCTGGTCGGCCCCGCACTCGAGACGCGCCTCGGCCGGACGGAACGTGAGTCGGCCGACCGATCGGACGGCGACGACGCCGAGCGGATCGTCGTCCTCGGCTGTGACGCAGCCACCTTTCCGATGCTCGCGACGCTAATCGGCCACGCGTCGGTGCTCGTCGTGACCGACGACGAGGATACGGCAGCGTGGCTCGAGTCTCGCGGCGTCGAAACCCGTCGTGGCGATCCGACCGATGCGACCGCACTCGAAGAGCTAGAACGAGCCGACGCCGCCGTCGTCGCGATGGACGACCCAGGACGGGTAGGGGCCACCGTGCTCGCGGTGCGGACAGCCGACGCCGACGTCTTCCTCCTCGCACTCGCCCCGGACGGCAACGTCGCCGCACTCGAGGGAGCCGGCGTCGACGTCGCCGTCGATCCCTGGCGGGTGGTCGCGGATGCAGTTGCGGACGCGACGCTCGAGCGGAGATGA
- a CDS encoding HTTM domain-containing protein, translated as MVPAPSLDSSSLSRARTYLERRVAIDTRTLAVFRVFVGLLVIADLLLRARNFPFYYTNDGVVPRWLAMEQTADYAFSFYYLTTDPYLIAGLFVLQGLIAVQLIVGYKTRIASILTFLFVVSLDHHNPLVLSYADTLFRLLLFWAMFLPLGERWSIDAVHRGREPRASITSFASALILGQMVYMYVMNGYHKSKDELWTSGDATPLIMGLDNTTFLLGEFMRNFPTLLQLGGLTWYYMLLFAWLLILLPGRARMAFAGMFLVAHASFAVTVRIGAFPYVAIAGVLLFLQAQFWDDTARLARRLGIDLDRLRAQLTDLEDLAARVPDYRFDSDRQRQVKDGLYTFTIVVVVVTIAMVAGISALQLGGVVDDDIGHDQEVERVASSLSIDQPDWSVFAPTPRTTDRYYVFPAETADGEYVDVYNERPLTYDRPGDELQKQYDTYRERFFMGDIRRANDGDPEPELLAEHLCTTWEEEHGDELVRINMYLISEDVTMETIDDHEDRDRSIRLLSKHGCGDNEPERIDPPED; from the coding sequence ATGGTGCCTGCTCCGTCGCTCGATTCGTCCTCCCTCTCGAGAGCTCGGACCTACCTCGAGCGCCGCGTCGCAATCGATACGCGGACGCTTGCTGTGTTTCGCGTGTTCGTCGGCCTGTTAGTCATCGCGGACCTCCTGCTTCGGGCCCGTAATTTCCCGTTTTACTACACGAACGACGGCGTCGTTCCGCGATGGCTCGCGATGGAACAGACCGCAGACTACGCGTTCTCATTCTATTATCTGACGACAGATCCGTATCTCATCGCCGGACTGTTCGTCCTCCAGGGGCTGATCGCCGTCCAGCTCATCGTCGGCTACAAGACCCGGATCGCCTCGATACTGACGTTTCTGTTCGTCGTCTCGCTCGATCACCACAACCCGCTGGTGTTGAGCTACGCCGACACGCTGTTTCGGCTGCTTCTGTTCTGGGCGATGTTCCTCCCGCTCGGGGAGCGGTGGTCGATCGACGCCGTCCACCGCGGTCGGGAACCGCGCGCGTCCATTACGAGCTTCGCGTCCGCGCTCATCCTCGGCCAGATGGTCTACATGTACGTCATGAACGGCTATCACAAGTCCAAGGACGAGTTATGGACCAGCGGGGACGCCACGCCGCTTATCATGGGGCTCGACAATACGACCTTCCTGCTCGGGGAGTTCATGCGGAACTTCCCGACGCTGCTTCAGCTCGGGGGACTGACCTGGTACTACATGCTCCTGTTTGCCTGGCTTCTCATCCTCCTGCCGGGCCGAGCCCGGATGGCGTTCGCCGGGATGTTCCTCGTCGCACACGCCTCGTTCGCGGTGACCGTCCGCATCGGCGCGTTCCCCTACGTCGCCATCGCCGGCGTGTTGTTGTTCCTACAGGCCCAGTTCTGGGACGACACGGCCCGGCTCGCACGACGGCTCGGAATCGACCTCGACCGACTCCGGGCGCAACTCACCGACCTCGAGGATCTCGCCGCTCGCGTTCCGGACTACCGGTTCGATTCCGACCGACAGCGCCAGGTCAAAGACGGCCTCTACACGTTCACGATCGTCGTCGTCGTCGTGACGATCGCGATGGTCGCCGGCATCTCGGCCCTGCAGCTGGGCGGCGTCGTCGACGACGACATCGGCCACGACCAGGAGGTCGAACGCGTCGCCTCGAGTCTGTCGATCGACCAACCCGACTGGAGCGTGTTCGCGCCGACGCCGCGGACGACTGACCGCTACTACGTCTTCCCGGCCGAGACCGCAGACGGCGAGTACGTCGACGTCTACAACGAGCGGCCACTGACCTACGATCGACCGGGAGACGAACTCCAGAAGCAGTACGATACGTACCGCGAACGCTTCTTCATGGGCGACATTCGCCGTGCGAACGACGGCGATCCGGAACCAGAGCTCCTCGCGGAACACCTGTGTACCACCTGGGAAGAAGAACACGGCGACGAACTCGTCCGGATCAACATGTACCTGATTTCCGAGGACGTGACGATGGAGACGATCGACGACCACGAAGACCGTGATCGATCGATCCGGCTGCTGTCCAAACACGGCTGTGGCGACAACGAACCGGAGCGTATCGATCCGCCCGAAGACTGA